A genomic region of Methanothermobacter thermautotrophicus str. Delta H contains the following coding sequences:
- the albA gene encoding DNA-binding protein Alba, producing the protein MSEENVVYIGNKPVMNYVLAVVTQMNGGTSEVILKARGIAISRAVDVAEIVRNRFIPDIQIENIDICTEEIIGNEGTATNVSAIEIQLRKD; encoded by the coding sequence ATGTCAGAGGAGAATGTAGTATACATCGGAAACAAGCCTGTAATGAACTATGTTCTGGCCGTGGTTACTCAGATGAACGGTGGGACCAGTGAAGTGATCCTTAAAGCCCGTGGAATAGCCATAAGCCGGGCTGTTGACGTTGCAGAGATTGTAAGGAACCGCTTCATACCAGACATACAGATAGAGAACATCGACATATGCACAGAGGAGATCATTGGTAACGAGGGAACCGCTACCAATGTTTCAGCAATAGAAATTCAGCTCCGAAAGGATTAA